One window of Posidoniimonas polymericola genomic DNA carries:
- a CDS encoding class I SAM-dependent methyltransferase, whose product MKHPWPDYELIDFGDGRKLERFGQVVVDRPAPAAEGGRKSDPAAWTQAVGVYTGARVGDGKWKFAAGGPPSDATVHAPLADGCAFQMQLEYTPAGQVGLFPEQFENWRWIADWVGRGEQLRVLNLFGYAGGSTLAAAAAGAAVTHVDASKPSVALARKNAEASGLADAPIRWIVEDAVRYCQREVKRGNRYDAVVLDPPSFGHGPKGEQWKLTRDLPGLLGVIAELVEGRPKFLLATCHTPGIGPAEIGGYLADGVFGTCAQPASTGEHFLVARDGRPLESGVYARWPR is encoded by the coding sequence GTGAAGCACCCCTGGCCCGACTACGAACTGATTGACTTTGGCGACGGCCGCAAGCTGGAACGTTTTGGCCAGGTCGTGGTCGACCGGCCTGCGCCGGCGGCCGAGGGCGGCCGCAAATCGGATCCGGCCGCGTGGACGCAGGCGGTCGGCGTCTACACCGGCGCGCGGGTTGGCGATGGCAAGTGGAAGTTCGCCGCCGGCGGCCCGCCGTCCGACGCGACGGTGCACGCGCCGCTCGCCGACGGGTGCGCGTTCCAGATGCAGCTCGAGTACACGCCGGCGGGGCAGGTGGGGCTGTTCCCAGAGCAGTTTGAGAACTGGCGGTGGATTGCGGACTGGGTCGGGCGGGGTGAGCAGTTGAGGGTCCTCAACCTGTTTGGCTACGCCGGCGGCAGCACGCTGGCGGCGGCGGCCGCGGGGGCGGCGGTGACGCACGTCGACGCATCAAAGCCGTCGGTCGCGTTGGCGCGGAAAAACGCCGAGGCGAGCGGGCTGGCCGACGCGCCGATCCGGTGGATCGTCGAGGACGCGGTGCGGTACTGCCAGCGGGAAGTCAAACGCGGCAACAGGTACGACGCCGTGGTGCTCGACCCGCCGTCGTTTGGCCACGGGCCGAAGGGGGAGCAGTGGAAGCTGACCCGCGACCTGCCGGGCCTGTTGGGGGTGATCGCCGAGTTGGTCGAGGGGCGGCCCAAGTTCCTGCTGGCCACCTGCCACACGCCCGGCATCGGTCCGGCAGAGATCGGCGGCTACCTGGCCGACGGCGTGTTCGGCACGTGCGCCCAGCCCGCCAGCACGGGCGAGCACTTCCTGGTCGCGCGGGACGGCCGGCCGCTAGAGAGCGGGGTCTACGCGCGGTGGCCGCGGTAG
- a CDS encoding DUF1501 domain-containing protein, whose product MPLQHQIDVGLRGGRVASRRDFLRNVGAAATAATAAGVLSWTDRVALAASDLRRRGKRCILLWMAGGPSQFETFNPKPGHENGGPTKAISTSVSGIQISENLPRLAKVMNELAVIRSMASKEGSHPRASFLMHHGYLPMGGVKFPTLGANVAHQIGDASSELPSFVRIGRGGQNPGNGGFLGVDYDPLILASADRPPENSRPTTDRARYERRLGLLKNLETSFGAVEGADVVADHKKLIEASSEMILSPRMEAFDLDREDQRTRDAYGEGQFASGCLLARRLLDFGVTFVEVTLNGWDTHNDNAARTAELCGQFDQPMAALISDLKQRGQLDDTLVIWMGEFGRTPRINGRAGRDHYPRAFNVAMAGCGVRGGQVIGQTSPGGEQVTDRPVSPKDLYQSIYTALGINPDHENMSLSGRPIRLVDEGAPVDELFG is encoded by the coding sequence ATGCCCCTGCAGCACCAGATTGACGTTGGTCTCCGCGGCGGCCGGGTCGCCTCGCGGCGTGACTTCCTGCGGAACGTCGGCGCGGCGGCCACGGCGGCCACGGCGGCCGGCGTGCTGAGCTGGACCGACCGCGTGGCGCTGGCCGCCAGCGACCTCCGCCGGCGCGGCAAGCGGTGCATCCTGCTCTGGATGGCCGGCGGCCCCTCCCAGTTCGAGACCTTCAACCCCAAGCCGGGCCACGAGAACGGCGGCCCTACCAAGGCGATCTCGACCTCCGTTTCTGGAATACAAATCTCCGAGAACCTGCCGCGGCTCGCCAAGGTGATGAACGAACTGGCCGTCATCCGCTCGATGGCCAGCAAGGAGGGGAGCCACCCCCGCGCCAGCTTCCTGATGCACCACGGCTACCTCCCGATGGGCGGCGTCAAGTTCCCCACGCTCGGCGCCAACGTGGCCCACCAGATCGGCGACGCCAGCAGCGAGCTGCCGAGCTTTGTCCGCATCGGCCGCGGCGGACAGAACCCCGGCAACGGCGGCTTCCTTGGCGTCGACTACGACCCGCTGATCCTGGCCAGCGCCGACCGCCCGCCGGAGAACTCCCGCCCCACCACCGACCGCGCCCGGTACGAGCGGCGGCTCGGCCTGCTCAAAAACCTCGAGACCAGCTTCGGGGCCGTCGAGGGCGCCGACGTCGTGGCCGACCACAAGAAACTGATTGAAGCCTCCAGCGAGATGATCCTCAGCCCCCGCATGGAGGCCTTCGACCTCGACCGCGAGGACCAACGCACCCGCGACGCCTACGGCGAGGGGCAGTTCGCTTCCGGGTGTTTGTTGGCCCGGCGGCTGCTCGACTTCGGCGTCACGTTTGTCGAGGTCACCCTCAACGGCTGGGACACGCACAACGACAACGCCGCCCGCACCGCCGAGCTCTGCGGCCAGTTCGACCAGCCGATGGCCGCCCTCATCAGCGACCTCAAGCAGCGTGGCCAGCTCGACGACACGCTCGTCATCTGGATGGGCGAGTTCGGCCGCACGCCCCGCATCAACGGCCGCGCCGGCCGCGACCACTACCCGCGCGCGTTCAACGTCGCGATGGCGGGCTGCGGCGTCCGCGGCGGCCAGGTGATCGGCCAGACCAGCCCCGGCGGAGAGCAGGTCACCGACCGCCCGGTCTCACCGAAAGACCTCTACCAATCGATCTACACCGCCCTGGGCATCAACCCCGACCACGAAAACATGAGCCTCAGCGGCCGCCCGATCCGCCTGGTGGATGAGGGGGCGCCGGTGGATGAGCTGTTTGGTTAG
- a CDS encoding DUF1549 domain-containing protein produces the protein MPFCPPAPTLVLAALLVGVLPAAARTPAEKLAQQADRLLAEELGASPGELAPRCDDATFLRRAYLDIVGDIPSPEHVTAFLLDPAEDKRAELVRALLDQPQYGQNWSRYWRDVILYRRIEDRSVIVAAALVPQLAEMLNVGVGWDRIADKFITATGDIQENGATAIIAAQEGRTEEVAAEVSRVFLGIQIQCAQCHDHPWDSWQREQFHELAAYFPRVSLQQVRSPVRRSFEVAVTDREAPRRRQNDNRGSTEHFMPDMDDPQAEGTRMQPKFFLTSATTPLGTRDAERRATISEYITESPWFAKAMVNRMWAELVGEPFFETIDDIGPERAAKAPQTLEVLSQGFADSGYDVKWLMRAVMATDAYQRECRPRRTPDATPMTANVAQRLRGDQLYNALLTALGIEEELETNRGRGGRRQLNQRAQFNVAFGFDPSVDREGVSASIPQALAMMNTPRFNNAVRARRGTMLGELTTEIQDDGALVDELYLRCLSREPTAEERDAALAYRVSVDKRETAFEDLLWALVNSAEFAHRR, from the coding sequence ATGCCGTTCTGCCCCCCAGCCCCGACCCTGGTGCTTGCTGCGCTGCTGGTGGGCGTCCTGCCCGCCGCGGCCCGGACCCCGGCTGAGAAACTCGCCCAACAGGCCGACCGACTGCTCGCCGAGGAGTTGGGCGCGTCGCCCGGCGAGCTGGCGCCCCGCTGCGACGACGCCACGTTCCTCCGCCGCGCGTACCTCGACATCGTCGGCGACATCCCCTCGCCCGAGCACGTCACAGCGTTCCTGCTCGACCCGGCCGAGGACAAGCGGGCCGAGCTGGTTCGCGCGCTGCTCGACCAACCGCAGTACGGGCAGAACTGGTCCCGCTACTGGCGCGATGTGATCCTGTACCGGCGGATCGAGGACCGCTCGGTGATTGTCGCCGCCGCGCTGGTGCCGCAGCTCGCCGAGATGCTCAACGTCGGCGTCGGCTGGGACCGCATCGCGGACAAATTCATTACCGCCACCGGCGACATCCAGGAGAACGGCGCCACCGCGATCATCGCCGCCCAGGAGGGCCGCACCGAGGAGGTCGCCGCGGAGGTGTCGCGGGTGTTCCTGGGCATCCAGATCCAGTGTGCCCAGTGCCACGACCACCCGTGGGACAGCTGGCAGCGTGAGCAGTTCCACGAGCTGGCGGCCTACTTCCCAAGGGTGTCGCTGCAGCAGGTCCGCTCGCCGGTGCGGCGGAGCTTCGAGGTCGCCGTGACCGACCGCGAAGCGCCCCGCCGCCGCCAGAACGACAACCGCGGCTCGACGGAGCACTTCATGCCCGACATGGACGACCCGCAGGCCGAGGGGACGCGGATGCAGCCCAAGTTCTTCCTGACCAGCGCGACCACGCCGCTGGGAACACGCGACGCCGAGCGGCGGGCGACCATCTCCGAGTACATCACCGAGTCGCCGTGGTTCGCCAAGGCGATGGTCAACCGGATGTGGGCCGAGCTGGTCGGCGAGCCGTTCTTCGAGACCATCGACGACATCGGGCCCGAACGCGCGGCCAAGGCGCCGCAGACACTCGAAGTCCTCTCGCAGGGGTTCGCCGATAGCGGCTACGACGTCAAGTGGCTGATGCGGGCCGTGATGGCAACCGACGCCTACCAGCGTGAGTGCCGCCCCCGCCGCACACCCGACGCCACGCCGATGACCGCCAACGTGGCCCAGCGACTGCGGGGCGACCAGCTCTACAACGCCCTGCTGACCGCGCTCGGCATCGAGGAGGAGCTCGAGACCAACCGCGGCCGCGGCGGCCGACGCCAGCTCAACCAGCGGGCGCAGTTCAACGTGGCGTTCGGCTTCGACCCGAGCGTCGACCGCGAGGGCGTTTCGGCGTCGATCCCGCAGGCGCTGGCGATGATGAACACCCCCCGGTTCAACAACGCGGTCCGCGCCCGCCGCGGCACGATGCTCGGCGAGCTGACCACCGAGATCCAGGATGACGGCGCCCTGGTCGACGAGCTGTACCTCCGCTGCCTGTCGCGCGAGCCGACCGCCGAAGAACGCGACGCGGCACTCGCCTACCGCGTGTCGGTCGACAAACGCGAAACGGCGTTCGAGGACCTGCTGTGGGCGCTGGTCAATTCGGCCGAGTTCGCCCACCGGCGATAG
- a CDS encoding DUF885 domain-containing protein, which yields MRLHAMGRHVLLLLVWFTLLVAVVPAASAASDASARLQTLLDDAWQFSMQEYPEFATHAGDHRYNDRLTEVSLADANRRAAAQAEFLKRAEAIAADQLEPVERINLALFKRELSDEAQEHRFHTHLTPVSNRSGFHIEFPELPEKAPLKTVKDYENYSARLRAFGRHTAGNIALMREGVRQGVTMPAVILEGWQESVDPHVVDDPVDSLLYKPFEEFPESFSTADQERLRAAGRDAIAQVVSPAYARFKQFMADEYVPNCRTDIGASALPGGRDFYRHRVRHFTTLDLTPDEVHQRGLAEVARIRGEMQAIVERVEFDGDLPAFFTHLRTDPKYYAKTPKELLAECSFLLKRIDGQLPKLFGKLPRTPYGLREIPDYIAPKTTSAYYQPPAGDGSQAGFFCLNTYNLPSRPLYALESLALHESVPGHHLQIALQQELEGLPEFRKYSGFTAYVEGWALYAERLGKEIGCYEDPYSDFGRLSMEMWRACRLVVDTGMHYKGWTRQQAIDYMVDNSALSEHNIRAEVDRYIGWPGQALGYKIGELKIRDLRAEAEQRLGDRFDVRAFHNAVLETGAVPLDVLEEHVHEWLEEQDDVSTVLRTVK from the coding sequence ATGAGGTTACACGCAATGGGGCGTCACGTGCTACTGCTGCTGGTTTGGTTTACGCTGTTGGTAGCCGTGGTTCCGGCGGCCTCTGCTGCGAGCGACGCGTCCGCGCGGCTCCAGACGCTGCTCGACGACGCGTGGCAGTTCTCGATGCAGGAGTACCCCGAGTTCGCCACGCACGCCGGCGACCACCGCTACAACGACCGCCTGACCGAGGTCTCGCTGGCCGACGCGAACCGCCGCGCCGCCGCCCAGGCCGAGTTCCTGAAGCGGGCCGAGGCGATCGCCGCCGATCAGCTTGAACCGGTCGAGCGGATCAACCTGGCGCTGTTCAAGCGGGAGCTGTCCGACGAGGCCCAGGAGCACCGCTTCCACACCCACCTCACGCCGGTCAGCAACCGCAGCGGGTTCCACATCGAATTCCCCGAGCTGCCCGAGAAGGCGCCGCTGAAGACGGTGAAAGACTACGAGAACTATAGCGCCAGGCTCCGCGCGTTCGGGCGGCATACTGCCGGCAACATCGCCCTGATGCGCGAGGGCGTCCGCCAAGGCGTCACGATGCCGGCGGTGATACTAGAGGGGTGGCAGGAGTCGGTCGACCCGCACGTTGTCGACGACCCGGTGGACAGCCTGCTCTACAAGCCGTTTGAGGAGTTCCCCGAGTCGTTCTCAACGGCCGACCAGGAGCGGCTCCGCGCCGCCGGCCGCGACGCGATCGCTCAGGTCGTGTCGCCCGCCTACGCCCGGTTCAAGCAGTTCATGGCCGACGAGTATGTGCCCAACTGCCGCACCGACATCGGCGCGTCGGCCCTGCCCGGCGGGCGTGACTTTTACCGCCACCGCGTGCGGCACTTCACCACGCTCGACCTGACGCCCGACGAGGTCCATCAGCGCGGACTGGCCGAGGTCGCCCGCATCCGCGGCGAGATGCAGGCGATCGTCGAGCGGGTCGAGTTTGATGGCGATCTGCCGGCGTTCTTCACGCACCTGCGGACCGACCCCAAGTACTACGCCAAGACCCCCAAGGAGCTGCTGGCCGAGTGCTCGTTCTTGCTCAAGCGGATCGACGGGCAGCTCCCCAAGCTGTTCGGCAAGCTCCCGCGGACGCCGTACGGCCTGCGCGAGATCCCCGACTACATCGCCCCCAAGACGACCTCGGCGTACTACCAGCCGCCGGCCGGCGACGGGTCGCAGGCGGGGTTCTTCTGCCTGAACACCTACAACCTGCCGAGCCGCCCGCTGTACGCGCTCGAGTCGCTCGCACTGCACGAATCGGTGCCGGGTCACCACCTGCAGATCGCCCTGCAGCAGGAGCTGGAGGGGCTGCCTGAGTTCCGCAAGTACAGCGGGTTCACCGCGTATGTTGAGGGCTGGGCGCTGTACGCCGAGCGGCTCGGCAAGGAGATCGGGTGCTACGAGGACCCCTACAGCGACTTCGGCCGCCTGTCGATGGAGATGTGGCGGGCCTGCCGCTTGGTGGTCGACACAGGCATGCACTACAAGGGCTGGACCCGTCAGCAGGCGATCGACTACATGGTCGACAACTCGGCGTTGTCGGAGCACAACATCCGCGCCGAGGTCGACCGCTACATCGGCTGGCCCGGCCAGGCGCTCGGCTACAAGATCGGCGAGCTCAAGATCCGCGACCTCCGCGCCGAGGCCGAGCAGCGGCTGGGCGACCGCTTCGACGTCCGTGCGTTCCACAACGCCGTGCTCGAGACCGGCGCCGTCCCGCTGGACGTGCTGGAGGAGCACGTCCACGAGTGGCTCGAAGAGCAAGACGATGTATCGACGGTTCTCCGAACCGTGAAATAG
- a CDS encoding GNAT family N-acetyltransferase — protein MSARPAAATFATEPDLAPGEFVDLLRRSTLAERRPADDAERIAGMLAGADVIITARDESGLLVGVSRAITDFHYCTYLSDLAVDQSVQRQGIGKRLIAETHRAAGLQTMLILLSAPAAREYYPHIGMEPHDSCWIIRPE, from the coding sequence ATGTCTGCACGCCCCGCTGCCGCGACCTTCGCAACCGAACCCGACCTGGCTCCCGGCGAGTTCGTCGACCTGCTGCGGCGGTCGACCCTCGCCGAGCGCCGCCCGGCCGACGACGCCGAGCGGATCGCCGGCATGCTGGCGGGCGCCGACGTCATTATCACGGCCCGCGACGAGTCGGGCCTGCTGGTCGGCGTGAGCCGCGCGATCACCGACTTCCATTACTGCACGTACCTCTCCGACCTGGCGGTCGACCAATCAGTGCAGCGGCAGGGGATCGGCAAACGCCTGATCGCCGAGACCCACCGGGCCGCCGGCCTGCAAACGATGCTGATCCTGCTCTCGGCGCCCGCCGCGCGGGAGTACTACCCGCACATCGGCATGGAGCCGCACGACTCGTGCTGGATTATCCGGCCAGAGTAG